From one Formosa sediminum genomic stretch:
- a CDS encoding outer membrane beta-barrel protein — MKKTILFLGVLLLSTISYAQFQISASTGYAISSAGMKLGEEIDASGTKNTYGSYGQGVNFQIRGTYFFNDTFGADLSLGYLHGDDQTISKVNLENQQVDAIARARAFGASASVVYKFTNNIYGRFGALIKIGGKTEAVVSSTTVFADAEATALGLPSGSYSETNYVEDFHGVFPLGFVAAFGYQYDLTKNFSLFVEAEYFGISLKRKDSEIQSFNTDILLPDGTVAVEGYYSLDNLPDGYDIKTEYVDELAHTNTDSKELAVKVPYSSFGLNFGVTYKFKSKESSKIE, encoded by the coding sequence ATGAAAAAAACGATACTATTTTTAGGAGTCTTACTATTAAGTACAATCTCTTATGCACAGTTTCAAATTTCTGCAAGTACAGGATATGCTATTAGTAGTGCCGGTATGAAATTAGGAGAAGAAATAGATGCTTCAGGAACAAAAAACACTTATGGAAGTTATGGACAAGGTGTAAATTTCCAGATTAGAGGAACGTATTTTTTTAATGACACCTTTGGAGCCGATTTAAGCCTTGGTTACTTACATGGTGACGATCAAACAATCTCTAAAGTAAATCTTGAAAATCAACAAGTAGATGCGATTGCAAGAGCACGTGCTTTTGGTGCATCTGCATCTGTAGTGTATAAATTTACTAATAACATTTATGGTCGTTTTGGAGCCTTAATTAAAATAGGCGGAAAAACAGAAGCTGTGGTAAGCAGTACTACAGTATTTGCTGATGCCGAAGCCACTGCTCTGGGTTTACCTTCTGGAAGTTATTCCGAAACCAATTATGTTGAAGATTTTCATGGAGTATTCCCTTTAGGATTTGTAGCTGCTTTTGGATATCAATATGACTTAACAAAAAATTTCAGTTTATTTGTAGAAGCTGAATATTTTGGAATCAGTTTAAAGCGTAAAGATTCAGAAATTCAAAGCTTTAACACAGACATTTTATTACCTGATGGAACAGTTGCTGTAGAAGGCTATTATTCATTAGATAACTTACCTGATGGTTACGATATTAAAACTGAATATGTAGATGAATTAGCACATACTAACACAGATTCTAAAGAACTTGCTGTTAAAGTACCTTATTCATCATTCGGACTTAACTTTGGAGTTACTTACAAATTTAAAAGTAAAGAATCGTCTAAAATTGAATAG
- a CDS encoding DUF1304 domain-containing protein, which yields MEIIAQILTAIVAVEHIYILWMEMFAWQTVGKKTFNTLPEHLFKETTVMAANQGLYNGFLAAGLIWSFCVSDTNWVTNIRIFFLSCVIIAGMYGAKTLAKKIFFVQALPAILALIVVLLNH from the coding sequence ATGGAAATTATTGCACAAATATTAACAGCTATAGTTGCTGTGGAGCACATTTATATTTTATGGATGGAAATGTTTGCATGGCAAACGGTAGGTAAGAAAACCTTCAATACTTTACCAGAACATTTATTTAAAGAAACAACAGTAATGGCTGCCAACCAAGGTTTGTATAATGGGTTTTTAGCCGCTGGATTAATTTGGTCTTTCTGTGTTTCAGACACTAATTGGGTTACTAATATTAGAATTTTCTTTCTTAGTTGTGTGATTATTGCAGGTATGTATGGCGCAAAAACATTGGCTAAAAAAATATTTTTTGTCCAAGCTTTACCTGCTATTTTAGCATTAATAGTTGTTCTATTAAATCACTAA
- a CDS encoding SDR family NAD(P)-dependent oxidoreductase — protein MSNSKKVAVITGATGGIGFAVAQRLGQDGYTVVLNGIEDEIGAERVAELTAAGITAEYVGFDMTKDDAVTENITKIGEKYGKIDVLVNNTGGIGVRARFEEMTTEQYRFVMALNLDSVFFASRAAIPFLKKSDYPSIINYTSNAAWNGAGPGAGIYSVSKGGVQSITRALAKDLAEYGIRVNAVSPGTIDTPFHAQIKATKPEVFASWANSVLLGRLGQPEEVAGVVSFLASKDASFMTAETVQIGGGQALGI, from the coding sequence ATGAGTAATTCAAAAAAAGTCGCTGTTATTACAGGTGCTACAGGTGGAATTGGTTTCGCAGTAGCTCAAAGATTAGGACAAGATGGTTATACTGTAGTATTAAATGGTATTGAAGACGAAATTGGTGCTGAGAGAGTAGCTGAACTTACTGCTGCTGGAATCACTGCTGAATATGTAGGATTTGATATGACTAAAGATGATGCTGTTACCGAGAACATCACTAAAATTGGTGAAAAATATGGTAAAATAGATGTTCTTGTAAACAATACTGGTGGTATTGGTGTAAGAGCTAGATTTGAAGAAATGACAACTGAACAATACAGATTTGTTATGGCTTTAAATTTAGATTCAGTATTCTTTGCTTCTAGAGCAGCTATCCCTTTCCTTAAAAAGAGTGACTACCCTTCAATTATAAACTATACGTCAAATGCAGCTTGGAATGGTGCAGGACCTGGAGCAGGAATTTATTCTGTATCTAAAGGTGGTGTGCAATCTATTACTAGAGCTTTAGCGAAAGATTTAGCTGAATATGGAATTAGAGTAAACGCAGTATCTCCTGGTACTATTGATACGCCTTTCCACGCGCAAATTAAAGCTACTAAACCAGAAGTATTTGCTTCTTGGGCAAACAGTGTTTTATTAGGTAGATTAGGTCAGCCAGAAGAAGTTGCTGGTGTTGTTTCTTTCTTAGCTAGTAAAGATGCCTCTTTCATGACAGCTGAAACTGTTCAGATTGGTGGAGGACAAGCATTAGGTATCTAA